In the genome of Zea mays subsp. mays mitochondrion, complete genome, the window ATTGCTTCGGATCTCTATGCTCTGCTACAGTGCTCTTCCGTCCATTCGATTCTTTTCCTGCCAGTCAGACCCCCCATTTCATGTAGTCAAGGACTCAAGGGAGTTAGTTCTAGGTGGGCCGCCCCAAGAGAACCATTCGCAGCAACGATGGTCATATAGGATTTCCGGTACCAAAGGTGACATCGGCGACTGAAGAAAGACTATTTAGCAAAGGATTGACGGGGCTAGTCTACAGAACAGATTCAGACCCAATGAGGTATAATTCATAGAATAAAAGAGCTTTGATTGTCTTGCCTATGAAACAACCTAGGATTCTCTTTTCATTTGATGTCATAGACTCTACTCGAGCCAGGAATCGATTTGTAATTTCAGTGAAGTTCAAAGCTGTATTGTATGGAGAAATGGTGAATTCCCAGTGGTAAGCCCAAGTTATGATAAATAGAAAATCAATGCGCTGGTTTATTCCAATATTTAAGACGTGGATGAGGGCGCGCGAATATCGAAAGTTCTTCGAGGGAAGAGTTCGGAGAACAACAACATGCTTTCTTTGAAAATCCAAAAGCCCATATATATCATATCTTCTTTGCATTTAGATCGCTGTGTGTTTCGCGTGTGGCAGGGTTGGGGTTCATTGGCATCATGACTCCCTTTTTGGATAGGGGAATAAGAGAATTTCCAGGTCGTAGTGAGACTGCATCGTTCGAAGACGCATGTTCCTCTATTTCTTCTAATCTAAAGAGGTCATTCATTAGTGTGGCGTGGGTTCTCCCAATCATTAGAAGAAGAATCCAACAATGTATGTTCAAAAGGGGGCTGGGATTAGGTCTCATTTAAGACAGATCCTTAAACAGATATGGCTATAACCCTTCCTTAGACTTAGAGTGACTTGAGTGAAAGTGATAGCTTCTCCTACTTTCGAAACAGAACGACTAGGTGGAGTATATTGCCTATCTTTTGTGTATTCTCCCGCATATCGATTTCATGATTGTCGTCTACTTCCCTCTCCTGACTTGATTCTCTAATGCGAGTATGGCGCTTCTCTCTCCCGTCCGGTCTACCTTATTTTAGCGCATCCTCTCTCTCCCCTTCTTGGCTCTTTCGAGTTGCGACTCTTCTCCAAAAAACCCAAGGATATGCAATTCCCATTATGTGTGAGCATGCGTCCTTCATAGAGATAATTAGGTGGTTTGGCAATCAGTAAATTCTCATTCGGATGAGGAAGATGACTTGTTCGGAGGAAGGAAAAGAAAGAGAAAAAGGGTTTTTCTTAAAAGAGAAAGTCTGGCACATGCATATGCATAAGAAAAGCGGGGCTATTCTCTAGAATGCCTATTCCGTCCTGTTCTGCAAATCGATTTCTCAAATCTCCCCCGCTACTTTAATCCGATGCTTGACCTGCTTCCTGAAACGAAAGACTGCTCCACGAACATCTCAACAAAGCTTGCCCAAAGGACGAGAACCCCTTGACTGGCACTGCTGACCTTCCACCGGCGTATCCACGAACAGAAGCTGCTGTTGGTACCTTGCAATCGTATCCCGGCACCTTGACTGTCCTATCTGCTTGCCAAATAGAACTTTCCGATGGCCAACTCCAATTATTTTATTGAGTTCGCACCTCCAACCTCACCGGAATCAGTGGTAGCTGCTCCAAAGTAGTTCTGAAAGCGAAAGAAGAATCGGCTTCTGTGTCAGGGTCATCTAGAGAGTCGAAAGTAGAGTTTCAAGCAAGAGTGCGGCGCGAACCGGCAGATCTTATGAGATGAGAATCGAAGAATTTCATAGTTAGTGGGGCCAGGAAAACATTCCTTGTAATAGGTTACCCGAAGTAGAAGTGCCAGCTAGAATAGAAATCACTCGTATAATATAAGAGTTCTGTTCTCACTTCCTGATACGACCGATACGAAAGAAAGCATCTTCGTCAGAAACCCCGTTTGGATGATAGCTGATTTGACCTCGAGAGAAAGGGGGAAGATTTGATCCATTTGAAAGCCAGCGCAGCGCTATCTCAGTGAATGGGATTCGCTTAGGCAAATAGGCTCCTCAATCCATTACGAAGCCAGCAAAGAAAACGCTATTGGAGAGTTCCAAAGCAATCCAATTCTCACTTCTGCTGCTCTGCAGCTTACCTAAGAGTTCTCACGCCTAGTGAAGATCGGAATCGGAAAGGGAAGAACGTTATTCTATGTTCCAGGCAGAACGTCTGTAGATGCTAGGTCAATTCCAGAGCCAGAGATAGAAAGACAGCTTGATTCGAACCAACCAATAGCCTGCCTCTACTCACTGTTGACAAAGGAGGAAGGTTTTCCCTCGGTCCAGTAGATTGCCGTAGTCAAAAGTCCATCTCGCTATATGGCAAAAGTCGTGTTTTTCTATTTCCCTTGACAAGAATCCAGGCAGTAATCACATCATTAGCATTGATCTACGCATTTCGAGAAAATAAGACGGGGCTACTTCACTTCCTAATTAATAAAGTAGGAGCGAGTACGGAGGTACTAGACCGTGATTCTGGTCCTGATGCGGACACACCTGTCGACAACAGAGAAGGGATTCAATTGAGAGCGGATAGCAAGATCGAATGAATGGATACTCTGAGATAGAACGATAAAAAGAAAATTTGATTAATCCTACAAAAGCCTTACAAGGCAGGTAAACTTTATGCAGTATCTGCTACAAAAAGAAGGTTAGAGAACAGGTTCCATCTACTTTATCCGCTTTTGGGCATGAAGAACATGCTTCTTTCTCAATTTATAGGAATCGTTAACCTTTTCATTGGATTGGTTTTTTTATGCAGTAGAGAAGCCGTTTCCTTTGAACTTGCTTGGTCCATCGGACAGATATAGACATGGAGAAGCTTTTCAATGTAAATCTTTCACTACTTTGTTTGGACCTTGCTTCTTCACTTAATGCTTGCTTTCCGTCTTGCCTTTGCTGGGCCTACGATAGGCTGTACTCCAATACGAAATAAGATTGTACATGAAGGTTGGTGAAAAGCAAAAGAAGCAATTGGTTCTCAAATGCCGTGACGTCACCTAGCTTTATTCTAAATTTATCATTCTATTGGTATGTATAGTGTCTTTCATCTGCTTTTTCATTCATTCTGCCCACAGCCGTTAGGTATTATGACAAAAGGAACCAGCATGTTGCGGAGCAGCCAAGTAAACCAAGAAATGACTCAAGTAATCCAAGGGCAGAGCAACGTAATCCAACGGAGGGGCTACGTGATCCAACAGAAGAGCTACGTAAACAAGGAACACATGAACCTGCTAAGGATCCATTCCACCTGCCAAGTAGACCAATCACAAGAGCTCGGGCCAAGAAATTCAATGAAGTAATCCATATCCATATGCTGATTCAGCAAGCCAAGCAAGATGTGGTGGAGAATGCGCTAACGCGCAACGGCTTTCGCGCTAGTTGCTCAATCCGTTGCTTGTTTGGTAAGATTACCTTGGGAAGTCTCAGGGACTGACTGAACCGAATGTATAGCGTCAAGATAAGAAGCACGCACTCCTACTAGACATGGAAGGAGTAAACCTCAAATATGCTTTCTTCCCTTAGGTATGTTTCTAGATTCTAGTCCGAAGTCGGTCGTTGATAGATTTATTTCTTTTGCTTGCTCTCCGTTACTTTCCCTTCCTATATTTAGAAATCGATGTAAAGACAATAAGAAAGTGGTTGAGACAGAAGATTCTTGGTAGTTTATTGGCTCTAAGTACAATGGGTACGTAAGTTATGTGTTTTGTTTCATGCTCCTTGGTGATTTTTCATCAATATGATTTATTGCCCATCGAGAACTAACTCTTAGTAGGTACTCAACGTTGAAATCACACCATCCGAAAGCAGAAAATCCATCCCATTAACGGAATATATGTGACACAGCTACCTTGTTCAAGGAGATACCATTCCCAAACCATAAGCAAGGAAGGGAAAATGGTGGGTTGTGGCTCCTAAAGTTTGGGTATGACTCCACTCCATTACAGGTACTGGTACTGGCTGCAAACTGGTTCTTGGGTTAATTATGATAGTTGTTGACGACATAGAAGGTTTTTCACACCAGTATCTACAGTACTTGATGCTAGGATGACTGGAGTCATGGAGCTTGTCAGGTTTCCAGATCCAGGTGCCTATCTTATTTAGATACTTCAGCTTATGCGGCACATCTCTTGCAGCCTATGCCGGCCTCAGATCTAACTAAATCTAAATGAGCCAATGTTTCTAAATCAAAATGCAAGGTTGAAGGAAGGGGAAAGTAGAGCATAATATGCAAGCGCCGCTTATGGGAATATCTTAGCCAGTTGAAAGAAGTGCCAGAAAGTATCTTCTAGTGACTTCCTTTGATCTTCACTAAAAAACAAGCTTCTTAAGTATTTATTTCAAAGAAGCAAGCAATATGACATTTTCTGTGTCTTCCATTGGCAGCACTATGGAAGAATGAAGTATTTGCATCTCCCTTATAGAGATTGGCTTCAAGCAAGGCAGTGAACCCGCACTGATCGAATGAATTCTTCTTTAAAAGCTCAAATCCAATGCTTTCATGCCCCATCCTGTGATCTAGTTGCCCTTTCTCGTCACTATTCTATTCTATATCGAATCGAGAAAGCTTTACTTCACTTCTATTTGCTTTGCTTTGCCTAAGAGAAAAAGAGATTCCCATTGGCCCCGGGCCTATATCACTATATCATGTTTGCTTTCAAGCAAGAGTTCAACGAGAAAACGAATCTATAGATGAAGCGGAAGATCCTCCTACGAGAAAAGAGATCGAATCCTGCATAGTGCCAGGCCATGAAGTAAAAGAATGCTTTCCCTTGGGCCCATTTCATCCTATTTATCTATGTCAAATCAAGGCAGAACGTCCGTAGATGCTAGTGCATTAGTATTAGTTGGGCAAGGCAGCTCAGGGCTAGCAACTGAGCGAAAGACACCGGAAAGTGCTTTAAAGGTGCCGGGATACGATTGCAAGGTACCAGCAGTAGCAAGTTGCAAGTAGATCATCTCTCTTTCTTTCTACTCGCGGGAGTGGTGTTTCGGGTCAGGCTAAAGACATCGAACTGCGGATCAGTCGTGATAGAAACCCCTTTCTAGAATAGAAAGCGGAAAGGATGCGCCGGCTCGCCCCGCCGGGAGAGGCTGAAAGGCAGAAAGGAAACATAGGAACCACCAATCTAGTCATTGCTTCTCTTCTCCCAACTCCTGAGAACTAATAACAGGATGAAACCGGAGCCAGACCCAGTTTAGATAAGGTATGTCTCTGCTCGACCATACTTCTGGATCCCTTCTGCCCTTGCACTCGAGGACCATTTCCTGGCGCAGAGAGACCTGATTGACTGCATTTCCAGCTGGGCAAGCAATTCCATGAAAAGAAGAGATGACCGGTTGCGGGGAGGCCAAGGCCAGAGGATTGTGCAGTGCCGGATCTATCTCTTTCCAAAATATCATAGAGAAATAAAAGAAATGAGGTGTTAGATCTTGATTCTCCGCAAAAGTTAGGGGACCAATAGAGGTCCGCAATAGTGCCCCGAAATGGGAGCCGCAGACCCCGCAACCTGTCCAGCTGTAGTAGGAGATTCCAGTATGAAGCACATCATTGCGTTGATTCTACGATTCCATGATTCAAACATGACTGATGTTCAGTCATTCGCTACTCAATAAATTGTGGGGCTTCATGGTTGCAACTATGAGAGTGGAGAAGATCCCAGTTATGGACTTTTTTAATATGTCTAGGTTTCACGGTATTCTTATGATGAAACATATTATTGCCAATAGGCATGAATGAGTACTGAAGCTATTAAAGAGAAAAGTTTACGTTTATGAGTTTTAAGTTCTGATACCCGGTCTTTCCTACTTTTGTGATCTGGTGTGATCGACTTGTGGAGGGAAGTACTTAATACGCGTTTCAAGAACAACCCAGGGAAAGAAGACTGGTGAGATATGGAATGGAAAAGGTTGGAAAAAGGGGTACTAATAAAAGTGAAAGGCCAGGCTTATAGCTAAGAAATTTACTTAATAACACGACCCCTTACTCAGTTTGCCTTACTCGAAAGAAGCACGAGCGTCACCCTAGCCAGCATTCTTTTTATTTGGATTTGGATTTAGTAGAATCCAAGCCATCTTACTCATTGATTAGTAGAGGTCAATTCAATGCTCTAATAAGCTTGCGAGAAAGCCTAAGTGAAGTTCAGTCTCTTTTTTAGTCTGTCTCTTTTCAGTTTTTAAGCAAGTGACCATAGGGCAATGGAAAGATCTGATACGGCCGGCGTTATAGGCCTTGTAGGTTGCAACTCCTTCTAAGATAATAAAACGTAACCACGAGGGAGATTACGAATATTCCAAGCATATACATCTTAGGCCAGTAAGCTAAGGATAGATGAAATCCAGTAAGACAGCCAAGCCAGAAGCAAACGAGTTATCAAGTGGCGAGATAAAGCTTTGTATAGCTGCTGTCTTTTTCATATATACATATGTAGAAAGGGGTATAGCTGAGGAGTTTTGAATTCGAAGAGCAGGCATATTGAGAATAAGCGAGTAGTTTTATTTCTTACCTCACTACTGTTTCAAGTGCTTTTGCCTTCTAGCGAGTGTGAGTTCCCCCTAGGTAGGGCGGGCTATAGACTAAAAGATATCTGTCAATGATAGAGCAGTAGATTTCTTTCTTTTAAGAGTTCTCTTGCTTGTTTTGATTCTGTTTATTGTATTCTGAAGTTCGTTCATCACCTTACTTTTCGTGTCCATCTAGGACTGTTGGTTTATACATGGATCCTATTCTAGACTAGAATAGAACGCGTATCTACGACTTTCCCATCCAAGTAAGCCACGGTGAAGGAAGGTTAAATCTTGTCTAATATATATAAACTTGACCTTTGTTGGTTCATACATACCTTTTCATTCCTGCTAGTAAGGCATTCCAGGTTTGATCAGTGCTTTTCTCGAGGAAGATCAAGATCCAGCTCTAACCATAGTCGGTTCTGCCGGTTTAAGTTTCAGGGCAAGTTTCTTGTGTGGGTGGATACGGTTTCATTCTGACCTTTGATTGTTGACTTCGGGCAAGGTCAAGTCATGGGATATAGTTCAAAAAGTGCCAGAAGGCAGCTACGTCTGAGTTGGATATGGAAGCTGGGTGAAGTAAGACCAATAGAGATGAACTATTGATATTGACCTGGCTAGCGCTAACGCTTTGCAAGGGAGATGGGTCCGCTTGAAATCGCTAGAGTGAGAAGATCTGCTAATGCATATGCTAATAGGCCTGGTTCAACCAAAGCATTTCTTCATGCCCGATTCTACTTATGATTTTTCTGAGTGCTAATACTTCAACTACTATTGTGGCCGGGTCTAGTTCTGCTTGAATCGAAATAGCATCGAATGACGTTCTGCCTGGAATTGACCTTGCTTCTACTTCTTCCGCACCTGCGACTGTATGCGAACGTAAACCGGCACGGGATTCTTTTCCACCCGCTTCTAACTTCTTCCTTGAATCGAACTAGTTTTTATTCCTGAACTCCGGAAATCGTATCCCTTGGGCAACCCATTTATGTAAAGTAAATATTCTACATCTGACTTGATACAAACCTGCACCACCAGCTTCTTCCTTTATACCAGTTCGAGGCGAGGATTGATTGCTTGATCTCAAAAACTCCTAGTTAATGTGCATCAACATTGGAGTCGGTAGCTTCGTCTTCTGCCTCAGGTTTAAAATCACTTATTCCTAGCCGCCTATCCTATCCATGCGCCGCAATAGAGGAAAGAGCAGCAAAGAAATCAAAAGCGTGAAAATGTCTCGATATCGATATGTTAGATGGAGCTCAATCAATAGGTGCCGGATTTCTTATTTCTCAGAGCTGAGGTCAACCTTGCCAACTCTAGTTCTTCCTCGGCCAAGTAATGTAGATTTCCTTGGGAATTCTAGTGATCTCTTTCTTCTTCAGCTACTGCTACGAACGTATTTAGTTTAGAACGAGTAACTACTCGAGGAACTAGGCCATGGTTTCCGTTAGTCTAAGTAGATCAAATCTTGTTGGCAAGAGGACTACTACTGGGATGGGATTATTCTATTACTAATTGATGACCTGGGGGGCTACTCTTCTTTCTCCACTACATATATTTATTTACTGACCTGTTGATAGCGGGGGCAGTAAAGAGGAGAGGAGGAAAAAGAAGTAGAGTTAGGTTCTGTTCTTGTGTGTAAGCCCTCGGTCGATTCGTCTGCTCATTCACAGCGTATGATTCTTATCCAATTGCTTCTTCTGAAAACGCGGCGTCGGTTAATCTTTCTTATTCTCCCTTCGGGGCTCCTCATGTTGCTACTAATAGAAACAGTTCGGACCTTGCTCATACAATCCTCGGGACTACTATTGGTTAATCTTTGTCCTCCCTAGGGAAAGACGATACTTTTTGGGAAAGACAGGGTTAGCGCTGCCTGGGTTGAGCCATTCCTAACAACTCATCCAGCTTGACTAGCTTGCATTAAGAGTAGTTCATTTCCTATAAAGTGTAGCGAGTTTTCTACCTTTTCACATAACCGAGAAAAAAGGCAAAGTTACCCTACTACATGTATTAGCTAGTTTTGTCTAGTCAACATCTAACGCTCATTTCACTATGGGATTTATTTACTCCGATTGCTTCTACTCTCTTACAGCTGGGTGCGCCTATAAGGAAGACTTTTCATAGATTGACTTTGGACAGGCAAGTTGAACTATCAGGCTTCACTAACACAAGTAAGAACAAGTAGAAAACTCCGTATTAAGGGCTGACTTTCCTTTTGACCTAGTTCTTAGCACTAGTGATTAGCACAAAGGAGGAGAGAAAAAAGGATTGAATAAGCGAGCACCAGCATTGACTTTCTTGCTTTAACTAACCTGACGCCTGGCCCTTTTGCTCTAGGCTCTACTCCTTGTCATTGATTTCTAGCTAGCTTTCCCACTCGCATAAAAGGAATGAATCGAGGGTATTTACTTGCATTTCTTTGTCCTACTTGGGTTGGGCTTTAAGAAGAGAGGATTTATTAGCACGACGAGCATCGCATGCTAACCGGGGGATTGAATAGGATATCATAGAATGTAGCATATTGTCTTAACTTATAGGGTAGGGTCTTTCCTATAGCAAATCCTCAGTTTCTGTCCAGAGTCCGCCCTTTAGGTGATGGATCATCTTTATAGAGAGACTAACAATAAGACTAGATTAGATCGTGTGCTTCTTTATAGACGGTGGGCTTAGGTGGATCTCCCTCATCTACCTAGACTAGATTAGAGTGCTCTTATCCTAACCTTAGAGCCTAGTTTTTTACGTGAACTCTTGGGCATTATCGCATTCATGATGACTTATGGGCATAACCAGACGAAGTTAAGAGCTACCTATTGTGCATTAGGTTTTCCTCTAGGATCCGGTTGTAGGGAAAAAGCATTGGTGTATGAGCCTACTGTACCGACTCTCCTCATACTTATGGAGCAAGATCCTGTCCCTTTCTTATAACAGCTCAAGTCAGGAGGGGGAGTATAACACATACCCCTCGTAGGCGGTGGCTAGTTTGAGAACTAATTGCTCATGGCGAGCTTGTTGGATCTTCTTATCCAATCTATCTACAAGATCGGTCAATCTAAACTTTGTCTTATATTCCTATCTCTTGAATTCAACTCTGAGCAGATCGTAGACAGCATGAGGATTAACATTTAGGAACGATGGCATTAAAAGACCGGTTGAATTCACCCTTTCCTCCTTCCATCAAACTCTGGATCCGGGCTCTCCTCCACTATCGTTCCGGGTTGATGAAAGCTCCAACTCCCTATCCTATTTCACCTCGCTTCGGGTTTGCTTTCTTGTTAGCATGTTTGAATCAGCATAAGTGGAGTGCATTGTTTCTTCAGCGTTTTTCACAATTTTATGTTGTGTGAAAGTGCAGAAAGAGATTGAGAATTTCCAACTGTGCTTGGCTTATTTCTTATTTGAAAGTGAGAGTGCTTACTCTTCAAACTCAGACTCACTCAGACCAAGCCTACAAAAAAACAGGGATCTCACCTCTCCCCAAAAAGACATCAACTATATGAATGCATTCTTTGCCACCAAGACACACACCAAGGGTAGCGAGAACTCCTGGTGGACACAGGAAAAAAATATGCAACCAACCCGAAGATGAGGATGTGAACCGCATTACTTCGATCAATAGACTTTGAAGTAAAGTGAAGCGAAGTGACTTTGTGAATTCCACTCGTCTATATATGAGATTTGTGGGTAGCCTTCAATCTCTTCAACTATATAGGCTCACATCAATAGAGAAAATCTCTATCTTCTCTACTAAGAGACTTCTTTTTCTTTCTAGAGATTCCTCTTTCCTATATATATAGAATATACAAGTTGGGTTCGAACCAACGACTCCACCCTCATATGGATTGTGATGCGCGCTCCTTGCTTATCCCAGGCTAGGCTACCAATGAGATCCCACTCACTGGCTTTGGTTAGTTATAGTCAATCCATACCGCCTTCCTAAGGTTAGATCAGATGGCTTGGTTTCATTTCTGAATAAAGAGGAGGCTCGGGAGAGTGAATCTCGTACCTGGCTGGCTTTGATGCGGGTTCCAGGTCATTCAGCTGCTGCTACTTACTTGATGCGTGTACTTCCAGGTTGGAGTTCTTTTACTTTCAAGTTAATCTACTTATTGGACTGGACTGAGTTCTTCGAATAGTTTATTTATGCGAGTTCATTGAAAGACTTAGTGGACCCAGTGAATTAACTTACTCATCGGGATTTTTATATTGAACCGGTGTGTTGAGTAAATGACTAGTTTAGTTGGGTAGAAAGGAATGGTAGCACAGTGCTACATGAACGACTATAACAAGTAGCTTTTTCTGGTGATAAGGAAGGCACTAGTTGGCTCAGCAGTAGTTAGTTAAGCAGGTTCCAAGGCAGGCGAGACAGTGGAATGCCTAGGGACAGCTTGATATGCACCAAGGAAAGTTGGAGCGAAATGGGCTGGTGGCTCAGTTGCTACAGGACTAGTGAAACGAACAGTCAGCTCAGTCAAGAGCAGGTAATTTGTTGGGACAGCCAAGCAAACAGATGTGCTATTTTGTTTTTCCCTTGCATCAACAACTATCCCTAGCTTTCCTGGACCGGGTATATACTCCTCTTTGTCCAGTAGCTCAGTAAGTTGGAACGCGTATTCCAATCCAAGGAAGAAAAGCAGTGACTCTCTGAAACTAGTCAGTGCTCGCTACAGTTGCTTACTACTTGCTCGGGTCAGGCAACAGTGGAGATTCCAGAGAATCTTATGATTTTGGGCCCTATATATTTCTTTCAGGGTTCGGCCAAATATTACGAAGGAAACGGAGAACTATTGCTCGCCTAGATGGCATTCCAAAATGAATGGCGAGGAGACACTCAACCTTTTTGGTATACCTTGAGTAATCCCAACCAATAGGTGCTGGCTGGTCACATTGAATTACTAGGGCTTCTCTCTCTCAATCATTTCATTTCCGTCTCGTAGATCTGCTTCCAGAGGCCACAGGCACGAAGTGTTTGTACAACTATTTAAATGCTATTAAACTCTTTCTTCATGCATGTTGGGTACAAGACAATGATTAGAATCGACTACTGTTAGGCGTGCACGTATCATTCCTGTCAACTTATTCCATAAGGGTAGCTTCACCAGCAAGCACGGGTGAGAATGGGTGTATAAAGTCATTGACAAGGAGAAGAAGCCGCTTCTGTCAGGGGATTGGATTACCCATGAGTCCATCTATGCGGAAATGCAATATTTTAAGCGATCCTCTACTCTCTAAAGCAAGCCACTGAGCTCTGTCAGGTCAGGTAACATAAGACTAACTAGCAAATGCGATACAAATCTATGCACCAACGATTCGAACTTAAAATCTTAGACGTATGTTAACATGAAAGGAGGGGCCTGCCTATTAAGCATTCTATTCCATTTCGTGGAAATGCATGCCAGGGATTGGCCACCCACAAGCACTTCTCCTCCATTGGCGATGTGGGTGAGTTGAGACTGAAAAAAGGGGCTCTTAAGGGTTCCAATTCAGATTTAAGGTCTACGGCTGAATAGAAATAGCAGTATAACTCCCTATAATCCGTGCTGTATTTCCCGTCAGTTTCTTTCTGTCCTACGGAACATGAGTTTTGTATGGAAAAAGGGCTTGCTTGCCCATAGGTAAAAAGACTCAAGGTATACTTTAGGCGTTAAAAGCTGGCTTATTACTTGGAAGAATGACATAAGCTAATAAGATGGGCTTACAAATTTCATTGTAGTGATAGAAATCTTCCTTTCAGTGATTCACCTACCTGGATTTCCCGCCCTGTCATCTCACTAGTCAATGGAAAGAAACCTTTGTCAAGAGTCTGCAAGCACAAGAGTGACTACAACTTTTACTTTACCTTATAATTTAAACTTTGACTTATAAATAACTCTTAGGAAAGCCAGCCCCTTATTAGTACTCCAGAGAGCTACTTCACCCAGAATAAAGAGAAGGTTCGAAGAAACTAATGCATAAAGACCAGGGGCAGGAGTATAGAGAGTACAGCGAAGAAGCGTGTGAGTGGTTTGGACGGAGTGGCAGAAAGGAAGAACCCTCATCTCTTGGACTAAACTCGTACTTTGCGAGAGGCAATACGCAGGAGTAGGAATTCCGATCGGACTTGCTTCTGGGATGGGAGTGCGGACTGCTTTTCTTAGTTACTTTCTTTTTGGTATTTCGTATTTTCAGATGCGTCTTCTTCTTTCTCAGATGGCCCGCATGTAGGTCCAGTGTGCTGCTTTCTTAAGCTGAGTCGTAGCCCTTGACCAACCAGTTAGCCTGTCCCTGCCTTCTCACAGTGGATTTCTCAACAATCTCTTCTCTCAAAGAAGGAATGGAGAGCTCTGTCCTCTCCCTTTTCCTATGCGCGCGTTCATAGTGATATGAGTGAATCGATGTGTATTTATGAGGATCAAACCCTAGAGTGATTCTATCGTAGATTAGGTCTCTGGATCCGGTGTGCCTTGGCCTGACAGCAAGCTGAACAACTTTGCTGATCATCTGGCTTGACTGGGATTCTCCTCTCATAGAACAGATGACTGATGACTTTGTTGGAGGGATGGCCTAAACAAACGTTTATGCCAGAGTGCTTCGGTTGAAGAAAAAACAGAAGGTGAAGCTTGCTCTGTGATGAATTGGGCCTTCCTTCAGCTTCCACATCCTGCTTTGAATTCAAGAGTCCTTCTTTTCTTGAATTGGTCTGGTCGGTCAGTGGTTTGTTTTCTGGGCCTGAATCCCGATCCCCTATTAGAACCTTCTCAAGCAAACCCTCGTAATCCTTTTACATCTCTTAGTCTAGCCCATGCATACCTTGCTTTACCCATCGTTACTTATCGTTCAACTTAGAGCTCGATAGCAAATTCTTCGAGAGTCTCTTGTTCCATCTACTATCCTTTCTGAAGATAATAGAGTAACAGTGCTCCATAGAGAGAGAAAGAAGACACAGTAATGGTAAGCCATTGTAGGGATCAGCCTAGAAGGAGAATCATTAATTCTTGTTTTCATGATATGATGAAACGATTCAATCATGATTGGGGTGTGGGTAATTATCTTCTTTTTTTTTTCATAAGATGCGGTATTCTTGTAGTGGTTCTCGAGGGCAAAGGGGGGGATTTGGGTAAAGCCAGTGGTGGTGATTGTGTCATCCGTTCTCTTCTTAATAACTC includes:
- the orf119-a gene encoding hypothetical protein gives rise to the protein MQRRYDIYGLLDFQRKHVVVLRTLPSKNFRYSRALIHVLNIGINQRIDFLFIITWAYHWEFTISPYNTALNFTEITNRFLARVESMTSNEKRILGCFIGKTIKALLFYELYLIGSESVL
- the orf110-b gene encoding hypothetical protein gives rise to the protein MGVIKKRTDDTITTTGFTQIPPFALENHYKNTASYEKKKKIITHTPIMIESFHHIMKTRINDSPSRLIPTMAYHYCVFFLSLWSTVTLLSSERIVDGTRDSRRICYRALS